The stretch of DNA TAGCTACAGTCATCTCTATCTAGCTTCCTCTCCAAGATGTAATCTAAACTGTATGCGCTATCAGGAAGGTGCGCCCATGGCTATAAACACGTACGGCGTCTTCTCGGGTTGAGGTACGACGCTTTTCGCCATCGCACAGCCTCATCCCACAGGCTGTTCTGCTCTGCTCAAGGGAAACACTTTCCGATGGATTAGAGAATACTAACACTTGAATTGGATTAGAGAATATAAAGACCTGCAATCTTGATGAATACTAAAAACTGGCCGACTGATTACGTGCGTCTTTGACTGCCTGGCTTTTTAAGAACCTCTACAGCTGGTGATGCACTTGGTAATTCAGACTTGCAGAGTTCTGAGTTGGAAATCTACCACGGTGGGCGTGGCATTTCTGGTTTATTAGTTAGCCTTGTTCTTATCTCAACATGCCGTGTTTGTTCCTTTTCGTATTGCTGGCCAGCCATGTGCCCTCAGTTATTCCTTGGTGTAGTTTCACCGCTGGTTGGCTCGTAGGGGTGGACTAACGAGCAGctcggctcgttaagctcgtactcgttaagctcgtgctcgttaaggctcggctcgttaagctcgttaagATTAACAAGCAGAAAACCCTGCTCGGCTCGGCTTGTTCGAAGCTCGTTAAGCTCGTGAGCGCTCGTTAACAGATTATAATATGTTATGATATACATGATGAATGTGTAGGTATGGTTTTCaagatgaaatatggtgactacAAAAAGAAATGAAATAGTTTGTTGCCTCATATGTCGATTAGATTAAATAGATGGGCTGAGATGCTACAAAAAGTTTGTCACATAAGATAAAAATATGTGTTGTGTTATTGctaacgagcttaacgagctaCTCGTGAAACTCGTTAGCTCACTCGTTAAGCTCGTTAAGCTTAACGAGCTATAATCAATGATTGGCTCTGTTCATTAAGAAGCGAGCTATGAGCTTAATGAGCCGAACTATCGAGCGCTCATTAAGCTCACGAGCTACGAGCTTTTGGTCCAGCCCTATTGGCTCGTACCCGCATGCATGCGCTTGGCCAGGACGCTGGGTGCAGTCCTTTCCCATAAATTGCTCAGTGATGGCTGCACTGCACTGCATTGCAATGCAACAACAAGATTAATGACACACCAACCATGGAGAAACATGCATGCTGCGGCACTGCAATTACTGGGCTAGGAGCCTAGGACACAAGCACGTACTTCTTTTCCTTCCCTCGCGCAATATACAGATTTCAGTTTTTCTTGCAAGTTGCAATAATAGAAATTGAGAAACTAAAACAAATTGCCTGAAAAACTGTACTTTTGTTGTTGTTGCAACTTTGTATAGAGGGAGGGGGGGAGTAAATGGTGTATACCAGTTGCTTGTTGCATGCCTGCCTGCTGGTGCTATCCATTAACTGCTGTACTACATGCTACAGCTTCTATCTCACGTGCTTCTGCTGCTGTAGCCTGTAAGAGTGAATGAAACTAGGTtcctaagagcatctctagcataCCCGTATAACGCGGACCCGCAAAACGCGTTTGCAGTTCGCGAAAAAACAGCTTTGCAGGCCGGCGCGGGCAGCCGCAAAGTCAGACCCCGCGAACGGACTCGTATAAAAGGATATTCGCAGAAAATGCATTTTTACGGGTAGGCTTTACGAGGTCTGCTTGGGCACCGGCGCGTCGACCGGCAAACCAAAAATCCCCAATTAGCGAATATGACAGCGATTTCGACAAATGAGTTCAAATTCGAACTTTAAAACATAGTTCACACGCAAATAAAAGCAGAGTCCAATTTCTCTCGGCGGCGCGAGCGAGCGGCGGCATGTGTACGGCCGGCGGGCACGTGCGAGCAGTGCAACACGCCGGTGGCGAGCTGCAGCTGCACATGCGAGCGCGTGCAAGTGAGCGAGCAATATGAGAAGCACGGCGCAGGCGAGCAAGCGTGAGCACGCGGACCTGCGCAACAAGGACAGACAGCGCGGTCGGGCTAAAGAAGAGGGCAAAGCGAATATTCAATTTTACAATTTCAATATGAGAGGATCTATTCGGCCGCAGCTCAAACCAACCCTTAAAATGCATTTTCCGCGAGCTGAAAATCACGGCTTAAGGGCCTGCTAGAGATACTCTAATAAGGCTCCCCGTTTCACATGAGAGAGAAACCTAAGATAGAGTAAATAGTCCTCATGGAGGTCCCCACCGTTTTGGTTGGATATGAATGCATTCAGCCGTAGCTGTGCGCCCAGCGGTAGTGTGTACAGTACACAACAATAAGCGTTGCTGCGACTGCGCCGAGCAATGGAGTAGGCAGCACAAAACTCGATCCCAATCCACAGAGTAGCGGAGCGGAGAGGGAGagtcaggaacaatggagcgcgCGACGCAGTCCCTTGTGAGCAATGTTGGGCAGCTGATGGCCAACGAGTTCTGGCTGCTCCGCGCCGTGGGCAGCGAGGTCGGCGAGCTGAGGGACGAGCTGGCCACCATGAACGCCGTCCTCCGGATGCAGTCCGAGACCGAGGACGGCGCCGTGGACCACTTCATCCGGGAGTGGATGAAGCAGGTGCGCGAGCTGGCCTACGACGCCGACGACTGCGTCGACCTCTACATACTCCGCATCAAGCGCCGCCCGAGCGACGGCTTCCTCGTCAGGTCCAAGCGCCTGCTCGCGACTCTTTTCCCTCGCCGTCTCCTCGCCGGCAGCATCAGGACCCTGCGCGCCCGAGCCATCGCCATCAGCGAGCGTCATGCTCGCTACAGCGCTAGCTGCCAGGCACTACGCCCCTCGGCCTCTTTTGCCCCTGTGCCGGCGGTGTGGGCGGAGTCGGCCCAGGCCCTTCGCCCTCCCGACACCGACGACCCTGATCAGTTCGTCGGCATCCAGGAGCAGGCCAAGACCCTGGTCGCCATGATGGAGAAAGAGAAAGATGACAAGCTCCAAGTTTTCTCCATTGCGGGGTTCGGAGGGCTAGGCAAGACCACGCTAGCCATGGAAGTTTGCCGGCAGCTGGAGGCCAAGTTCGACCGCCAAGCGCAAGTGTCCGTGTCTCAGGCGTTCGACGGCGGGAACGACCTGCGGGCACTGCTGAAGCGCGTTCTTGAGCAGATTGTCACCGTCAAGTCAAAGAATGAGAAAGTCACCGAGGAAGAAGAGAAACAGGATTCCGTGGGTGACATTGACGGAATGGATGTGGAGAAGCTCACCAGCACGCTCAAGGAACAACTCAAGGACAAAAGGTATTACCTACACATACACAGAGTGGATGTCCTTATTTTGATTTGACCCATCAAACTAGTTAGAACTTTTCAAATTTATTTTGATTTAGGCTCAATTTGTGTTTGATAAAATGTGTGTGATGTCCTTATTTCACAATCTATTGTGGAAAATTGGTGGTAAATTAGGATAAAATAGGCAGAAGTAGGACAAAGTGTCAAAGACACAACATAATAGGCAAAAGCTGGTTGGGCAAAAAAGATTACAATAATACATCACAATGCAAAATGCAGCCTTGTTGTGGAGCTACATGATTATTTCTTTTCGTGCTTTCATAggattttctttttctttttttctcaaAAGTAAGAAGATGACCATTCAAAAAAAAAAGTAAGAAATGACTTGATCTTCAGTAGTTGACAATGTTTGTAATTCCGGCCGAAAAATGCAGTAACCGACCGGTTACCAGATATTTCGATGGAAACTACTAGTTGTACATATTCATGTTGATACTTCATCGCTACATCCGAAAAAGGTTTATTTTCGACTCTATAAGATTAATATTCCGAAAGAAATGTGCACTAAGTGTAAGATTTGACCTTTGTGTTTATTATCTCTTCACTCTGTATTCTTTCAACGTCACACATGTGATCCACTTGCAATATTTGGCACTCTCTCCCTACTCGTATTTAGTCCATTTTCCCATGGACAAAGTAGATGCATTAAATCTCAACGGCTGTTTTATTTATGTAGAAAGTTTAGAAAAAATATAGTTTTGTTCTGTTTCACATCATTGAACTGAATAATGTTGTACAAAGTAGTGGTCAAAGTTACAGACTTAACATTCACTAAAATGCAATATTTTTTAAAGAGCTAGCTATATTGCTCATAACTTGTAATATCCATGATGAAACCAGGTACCTTATTGTGATTGATGATGTATGGACAATAGCAGCGTGGGCTGCAATTCTGTCCAAATTACCAAAAACCACATGTGGCAGCAGAATCATTGTGACCACTCGGATAGATAGTGTGGCAAAAGAATGCAGTGGAGGTAGTGTAGGTAAATACTACAGTATCAAGCCGCTCAATTTGGAAGACTCCGAGAAGTTGTTTATTAGGAGAGCATTTGGCCCCAAGAGTACCTCTTGCCCAGGTGAgctgaaagctgcaatggataaTATTTTGAAGAAATGCAATGGACTACCGTTGGCCATTGTTAGCATTGGAAGCCTTTTGGCAAGCTATTCCTCTCCAGAGAGCAGCCATATGAGGGAAACAATTTGTAGATCAATTGGTGCACAGATGGAGAGCAACCCAACCCTTGTGGGAATGAGGAAAATCATTACACTTAGCTTCAACTACCTGCCTCATGACCTCAAGCGTTGCATGATGTACCTCTGCATTTTTCCAGAGGATTACCAGATCAGCAAGGATCGGCTCCTGAGAAGATGGATTGCCGAAGGATTGATACCTGAGAAGCGGGGGCTTACTTTGATGGAGACTGCAGAGGCCTACTTCAATGAGCTAGTGAATAGGAGTATGATTGACCAAGCCGGCTGTATAGTCACATACTATAATAGGGTGGATGTGTGTCAGGTGCACGACATGATGCTTGAGGTCATGGTGTCCAAATCCCTGGAGGCTAACTTTGTTAGCTTGGTAGGGGTTCAGTATGAAGGGATGTCATATGATATTGTCCGCCGCCTTTCCGTCCATGATTCAGAAAATGGGGGGAAATACTCTCAATCCGAGAGAACAGCAACGGGGAGAGGTATGGTGAACATTATTGAGGGGATGAACGTGCAGCATGTTCGATCATTGACCACATTTCAGTACGAAGGCCACAAGTTGCTACTTGATCAACTAGGAAAGTTCAAACTGCTGAGAGTACTTGATCTGGAAGATTGCAAGGACCTATTGAACAAGCATTTGAGGTACATTTGCAAGATGTACCTTCTTAAATTCTTGAGCTTGAGGGGTACGGATATCAGTTTATTGCCTCCTGAAGTCTGCAACCTAGAGTGATAGGCTAAAAGCTTCACTGATCCATGCAGCGAAGGAGCTAAAAGCTGAGAGTGATAGGCGCAGCAACTCCAGTCTGTTCCCATTCACGGTTGTAGTGAGATACAGTTGATCCCTCTCTCCTCTGTTCTTCCTGCACACGAGTTGGTCTTGGTGGGTTAATTTGTTTGTCCGTTTTGTTATCTTAGTCAAGATGTTGCTGCTGCACATGTTTTCATCAGAACTGTTCAAGAAGTAGTTATGGTGCGTGAATTATCCCTATCGTCGTTCTTGAATGTGGTGGTGGTGTTTCTTGTCATGTAAACCTATTGTTCCTCTTATTGTTCAACTAGTTGTTTCTTTAATCAAGGCAATGCATTAGTTCGGCGAACGAGTACATGCATGGTTTCTGAAAGAGAAGGGCTGCAGGCACAAGATATGCAGTAAACAGTAACATAAAAATAACAGCTAGTGACACAACAGATGATCAGCAAGTCATTTTTAAGATGGAAATTTTGCAGACTACACTAGCGCTGACCATCGTCGATAATTAATTTTTTTGGCAAAAACATCGATGATTACTTCAAAGAGACGGGTGCCGCAATCTCATCGgaagaaacaaaacaaaaaaagcGTAGCCACACAGCAGGGATTTCCATCACATTGGAATGTGCATTCGGTGAGAAACACCAAAATTAACATTGCAGAACTAAGGGTCAATCCACTGGGATTCAGATCAACAACAGTCAGTTACTTAGGCCCTAGCTGAGGAGCTGTGAGATATCTCGTTCAGAACCACATGGTTGGGTCTCTGGTTTTTCTCCCCAGTTCTAGGGCTCTTGCGTGACAGGACTATAGGAGAGCATCCAGTTCAGGGGACTGGCCAGGGCGGAGGGAATAAAAGTTGATGGAGCGTACGTACCTCAACGGAAGTGGAAGCAGAGCTCCCGGCGACCACCGACGCTGtcgacgcggcggcggcggcggtgatctCTTCCGGCTCCCCATCACTCCCTTTGCACCCACTCTGCTACCTCGCTTGTTGAATGTAGGGGTGCCTTGTATGGGCTAGGCTGGACAGATTGATGGGCCAGGCCGGCCTGATCTGGTATTCTTTTTGGTTATCCATTTGTATGATGACTTTTGGTTTGACAGCAGTTTGCCCCGAATTTACTGATTGAGGAGTACTCATTGCAAAGATCACTCCCACCCTCTCAGGTTGCGATAAGTGGCGCAATGCACGTGCGCCACTTGCCACAACAtgagatttttttttctttttttcgtagattcgtttattcaaaatgttttatctcttaaatcgTGTATCCAAATCTTGAACCGTTTTCAtcgttggattcctcgcgtcgagatcttcaaaagaGATCCCATGTTGATAAGTTTTGACGAATTTTTTTCCACGAAAAAACCATATGAAAAAATGAACCGGGAGTACGGGTTTTTttcctttccgaaagaggcacgtccgtgcctctcgcagaagaaaaaatagaagagaaaacatatttttttccgtttccgaaaggcatggccgtgcctctcgtggaaaCAAAACCGTGcttctcgcggaagaaaaaatagaaaagaaaacgtATTTTTTTcggtttccgagaggcacggccgtgcctctcgcggaagaaaaaaaggaagagaaaacgtgtttttttcatttccgagaggcacggtcgtgccACTCGCAAAAGCACAatcatgcctctcgcggaagcaaaatcaTGCCTCTCCCGAAAGAAAAAAACCGAAAACatgtttttttcgtttccgagaggcagggccgtgactctcgcgaaagcacaaccgtgcctctcacggaagcaaaatGGTGACTCTCGcggaaaaaaaatagaaaacatgtttttttttgtttccgagaggcacggccgtgactctcgcgaaagcacaactgtgcctctcacggaagcaaaatcgtgactcgcgaaagcacaaccgtgcctctcgcggaagtaAAATCATGACTCTCGCggaaggaaaaaaacaaaaaaaaacgtgttttttcatttccgagaggcacggccgtgactctcgcaaaaACAACATCGTGcctctcgtgaaagaaaaaaaataagaaaacaCGTTTTTCCCGCAAATTTTTTTTGTCCAAAAGTTAAGGAAGACCGGTGAAAAACCGGAACGTCGAAAAGAACCAAAAAGAAACGATTAAAAAGCCAAAAACATGTGTGAAAAAAAAACAAATCTGAAGGGAGCGCCCAGAGCACGACACATAGCGGGCGGCTGGgagcgcgccaagtggcgctAATTGTTGtgaggctcccgaaggagcgctcaTTAACTAGTTGCTCCCACTTTGTCCCTTGCAAgtatttctcaaaaaaaaaaagttGACCCTTGTAAGCTGATTGTATGAAAACAATGGTTATAGTTGTCTACATGGGTTTGTCATTGATGTTGGCATTCCTCAGGGTGAACTGGCAAATTAGTTACGGTCAGACAAACAACTgtcctcattatattctattggAGAAATAGAAATGTGCCAATACTAAAATTTTGCACATATGCTACATGTTGATATGTTTCATGCAACAATACATCTAGATGCAACACTTGTTAGCTAAATTCTCACTCGTTGTGAACTTTAAAATATCATTATATTATATAGTGTGGCTAATCATGCAGTCTAATTAAGTAAATTTTATCGTATTTGCACAATAAATTAAAAATTCAAGCCTAAAGAGCAAGAACAATTATTATATATATTCTCTTTGGATTTGAAGGCATAAACACATGGtaaaagaaaaaatgtgtatggcATGCAATCTCGGCATGATTGTAAAATAAATTATGAATTCATGCCTAAAGAGCAAAACAATGGTTACAAAGTTCTCTCGTTGGATTTGAAGGCATTAGCAGACGATAGAAAAATTAGCAGGAGATGAAGGAAGTTCATCATTTTCTACCATTGAATATTAATTTAATTCTCAAATATTAGTCTCGCAACACTAGTGAATACGAGAAATTATTTGTAAAGATTTAACAACAACCACAAATATAGTAAACATAAAGATGAATTTGTTAGTATGTCTAATTAATTCTGAATTGTTTGGCTATATCAATTGCTTATGATATGAAGCCATTTTTGTCACATCAAGGTATAGTTAGGGTATCTCCAACCGGACCCCTCACTTTGTCCCCATTCGTCCACCGGACAACGCAAACAGTGTccgcaagagagagagagagagagagagagagagagactatCTCCATTTGGCTGGTTGTCTGCAAACCCTCAAACGCAACCCATATGTGGGGAGGAAATGAGGATGCATGTGCAGTACGTCATTTTGTACATTCAAATAAACACATGTAACACCCcaataatcatgctacagtaatctcacCCTAATGATAGTAATGTTGTCATGATTACTATGCAAATTGCCATTTGTCCAAAAATCAAATTCAAAATCCAATTTGAAATGCAAGTCAAATATTTACATCCTCAAACATGCAAACTAAATAGTCCATAATTTTTTAAATAATGACTAAGTATTTGTGATGTAAAAACCAACATCATTTGAAATAATTGAACGCCCCTATACTATTTAAAACTGATCAACAGTATTTTAGTGGTACATTTCAGTTTAAACAAATATGTAAACTATTCAAGATAAATTGAAACGTGTTGGGCTAACTCAAAACATAGCCTAGTATTTTTGTCCAAATTCCATGTGTAACAAAATTCATTTGAAATGAAGATAAAAGGCAAAGCAGAGAAGAAAAGcaaaacagaaaaaggaaaaggaaaaagaaCAGGATGCACTGTTGGACTGGGCTCTAGATGCACACAATGTGGCCCAGCCCAACAGCggtggcctttcgtcctccttCCATTGCGCGAACACAGTGTGCGCGCCATGGCCGCACACGTCACGGATGGGCATGCATCGGCCATCCGACGAGTCTCACGGCGGATAAGACCGCCCCGTATGTACCCTTGGCAACCCTAGCTCCCCCATCCTCCCCCCTCGCCTCGATCTCTTTCTCCCCCGCGATGAATCGAAGCCCCATCGCCATGGACTCCTCCATCTGCGTGCTCCCTATGGACCCCGCCGCCTGGATGCGTGTTCGGTAGACGCGTCGGCTCCTATTGCGTCGACTACGGCCAACAGCTCATGTTGGGCAGCATTTCAATGTTGGATCTGTCGTTGTCTTCCTCCTCGAGCACCGCCGCCCTTGCCGTCAAATTCATCACCGTCTACACTTCTAAGCCGTCAACGAGCTTTCCGTATGCTCCACGATGAGCCCGCGCGCCAAAAACCCCTTCCTACGCCTCTATTTCGAGTCGTAGCCGCTATTGCCGTCAATATTGAAGCTCGTCGTCGTTGTTCAAACCACCGCCACGGCCACTGCTTGCAAGCTCGCGCTTGGGCTCTGCTTCGAGCACCTGGGGTTGCGGGGGACCCGTAGCGCTCGCCAGCTCCTCCTCTCATTCCCCCTTGCGCCGCTGatgacccacaaatataggggatcaattgtagctcttttcgataagtaagagtgtcgaacccaatgaggagcagaaggaaatgacaagtggttttcagcaagttaatgtctgcaagtgctgaaattgtaagtaacagagcagtttgatagcaagataatttgtaacgggcaaataacgatagtagtaacaaaagtgcagcaagatagcccaatccttttgaggcaaaggacagacCAAAATGGTCTCTtgtgataagcaaagcgttcttgagggtacacgggattctcatctagtcactttcaccatgttggtttaattcgtgttcgataatttgataatttgatatgtgggtggaccggtgcttaggtgatgttcttacttgaacaaacctcctacttacgATTAatcctcccgcaagcatccgcaactacgagaaaagtattaaaataaattataaccatagcattaaacttttggatccaatcggtcccttacggaatatcACATAAACTGgcgtttaagcttctgtcactctcgcaacccatcatctaattgctactccacaatgcattgccttaggcccaaatatggtgaagtgtcatgtagtcgacgttcacatgacaccactaagggaatcacaacatacatactatcaaaatatcgaacacatatcaagttcacatgactgcaacatgatttctcccgtgacctcaagaacaaaagtaactactcacaaatgataatcatgctcaagattagaggggtattaaataacatattggatctgaacatataatcttccaccaaataaaccatatagtaatcaactacaagatgtaatcaacactactagtcacccacaagcaccaatctatagttccggtaacaagatcgaacacaagagatgaactagggtttgagatgagatgctgatattgaagatgttgatgaagattgccctccctaagatgggagagttgttggtgatgttGAGGACGATGATTTCCCCATCCGCGAAGGAaattcccccggcggaatcgctctgccggagggcaaaagtgctcttgcccaagttccgcctcgagacggcggcgctccgtcccgaaagtcctatccatattttttctaggtcaaaatgacttatataccagaagatgggcaccggaggtgggcctgggtgagcacaacccaccagggcgcgcctgggctccctggcgcgccccctctggtacttatttgctccaatattcatcatatattccacaaaaattgtccgtgaagtttcagcttgtttggagttgtgcagaataggtagcctgacgtagcttttccaggtccatatttccagctgccggaattctccctcttcatgtgtaccttgtaaattatgagagaaaaggcattagaattactccaaaaaacATCATACATAACAGTAAgcaaacatgatgcaaaatggatgtataaactcccccaagcttagaccacgcttgtcctcaagtgaaaaaccgaaatcaaaaaacatgtccacatgcttagagagagagaggtgtcgataaaaacaaaatacggacatagaagcatcatgttgattatcataacaacaacaaacttaaacataagactcttatcatagaacttttatcatagagTTCTCATTAAtaagtgacaattcatcacactattgaagtataaagcaaaaactctattaaaaactaacaaactatgttcttagtcaactttgcaactacaattcatcatctttttaggaagggtcactatcggagcctttaggcaagtccacatactcaaccatcatatagtcttctatgattgctaacactcaccgcgtacacatgagcaaagcatttcaaccagacacatag from Triticum urartu cultivar G1812 chromosome 3, Tu2.1, whole genome shotgun sequence encodes:
- the LOC125547447 gene encoding disease resistance protein Pik-2-like isoform X2, producing MERATQSLVSNVGQLMANEFWLLRAVGSEVGELRDELATMNAVLRMQSETEDGAVDHFIREWMKQVRELAYDADDCVDLYILRIKRRPSDGFLVRSKRLLATLFPRRLLAGSIRTLRARAIAISERHARYSASCQALRPSASFAPVPAVWAESAQALRPPDTDDPDQFVGIQEQAKTLVAMMEKEKDDKLQVFSIAGFGGLGKTTLAMEVCRQLEAKFDRQAQVSVSQAFDGGNDLRALLKRVLEQIVTVKSKNEKVTEEEEKQDSVGDIDGMDVEKLTSTLKEQLKDKRYLIVIDDVWTIAAWAAILSKLPKTTCGSRIIVTTRIDSVAKECSGGSVGKYYSIKPLNLEDSEKLFIRRAFGPKSTSCPGELKAAMDNILKKCNGLPLAIVSIGSLLASYSSPESSHMRETICRSIGAQMESNPTLVGMRKIITLSFNYLPHDLKRCMMYLCIFPEDYQISKDRLLRRWIAEGLIPEKRGLTLMETAEAYFNELVNRSMIDQAGCIVTYYNRVDVCQVHDMMLEVMVSKSLEANFVSLVGVQYEGMSYDIVRRLSVHDSENGGKYSQSERTATGRGMVNIIEGMNVQHVRSLTTFQYEGHKLLLDQLGKFKLLRVLDLEDCKDLLNKHLSEGAKS
- the LOC125547447 gene encoding disease resistance protein Pik-2-like isoform X1, with the protein product MERATQSLVSNVGQLMANEFWLLRAVGSEVGELRDELATMNAVLRMQSETEDGAVDHFIREWMKQVRELAYDADDCVDLYILRIKRRPSDGFLVRSKRLLATLFPRRLLAGSIRTLRARAIAISERHARYSASCQALRPSASFAPVPAVWAESAQALRPPDTDDPDQFVGIQEQAKTLVAMMEKEKDDKLQVFSIAGFGGLGKTTLAMEVCRQLEAKFDRQAQVSVSQAFDGGNDLRALLKRVLEQIVTVKSKNEKVTEEEEKQDSVGDIDGMDVEKLTSTLKEQLKDKRYLIVIDDVWTIAAWAAILSKLPKTTCGSRIIVTTRIDSVAKECSGGSVGKYYSIKPLNLEDSEKLFIRRAFGPKSTSCPGELKAAMDNILKKCNGLPLAIVSIGSLLASYSSPESSHMRETICRSIGAQMESNPTLVGMRKIITLSFNYLPHDLKRCMMYLCIFPEDYQISKDRLLRRWIAEGLIPEKRGLTLMETAEAYFNELVNRSMIDQAGCIVTYYNRVDVCQVHDMMLEVMVSKSLEANFVSLVGVQYEGMSYDIVRRLSVHDSENGGKYSQSERTATGRGMVNIIEGMNVQHVRSLTTFQYEGHKLLLDQLGKFKLLRVLDLEDCKDLLNKHLRYICKMYLLKFLSLRGTDISLLPPEVCNLE